Proteins encoded by one window of Thermoplasmata archaeon:
- a CDS encoding iron-sulfur cluster biosynthesis family protein, whose translation MSDSPTIKLEVTQEAQDQVRDLIRNQKPGTAVRVFLQSGGGGGCGCGSGGGGCGCGGGGGHGGPTFGMAFDKPRTGDKVIPVDGFSIVVDDLSAEMLDGARIDFVQDLNATGFKITAPQLPVTDGHGHGDSEAGGCGCGAGGCGCG comes from the coding sequence ATGAGCGATAGTCCGACGATCAAATTGGAAGTGACGCAAGAAGCGCAGGACCAGGTCCGGGACCTCATCCGGAACCAGAAGCCGGGCACGGCGGTCCGCGTCTTCCTCCAGTCGGGCGGCGGCGGCGGTTGCGGCTGCGGCTCGGGAGGCGGTGGATGCGGCTGCGGTGGCGGCGGCGGTCACGGGGGCCCGACGTTCGGGATGGCGTTCGACAAGCCGCGCACGGGCGACAAGGTCATCCCGGTCGACGGGTTCTCGATCGTCGTCGACGACCTGAGCGCCGAGATGCTCGACGGCGCCCGGATCGACTTCGTCCAGGACCTCAACGCCACGGGCTTCAAGATCACGGCCCCCCAGCTCCCGGTGACCGACGGCCATGGCCACGGGGACTCCGAGGCGGGCGGCTGCGGTTGCGGTGCCGGCGGCTGCGGGTGCGGCTAG
- a CDS encoding iron-sulfur cluster assembly accessory protein, with protein MVAIDVSTSAREQVLKIMEKQGKPGSALRIFVQGGGCSGLTYGMSFDRRESGDEIAYDQAGLQVVVDRASAPLLDGLKVDYLLGLEASGFKIYNPNAKETCSCGKSFSA; from the coding sequence ATGGTGGCGATCGACGTGTCGACCTCCGCTCGGGAGCAGGTCCTCAAGATCATGGAGAAGCAGGGAAAGCCCGGCTCCGCCCTGCGCATCTTCGTCCAGGGCGGCGGCTGTTCCGGGCTCACCTACGGCATGTCGTTCGACCGGCGCGAGTCGGGCGACGAGATCGCCTACGATCAGGCCGGGCTCCAGGTCGTGGTGGACCGGGCGAGCGCGCCGCTGCTCGACGGCCTGAAGGTCGACTACCTGCTCGGGCTGGAAGCCTCGGGATTCAAGATCTACAACCCGAACGCGAAGGAAACCTGCTCCTGCGGCAAGTCGTTCTCCGCGTAG
- a CDS encoding class II glutamine amidotransferase — translation MMCRLFAQLSARDEPAEPWLVRSDRSLLAQSHASPDDPQREGWGVGWFNDQGRAHVVKGIHGAFEPGERERFVAAAGAARGPVVFGHLRHASNPMNLPPERLLGLENSQPFETHTVLFAHNGAIPFPNETRPMLGLLEPKVRGINDSEVLFWLLVRNTEERGDPLQGYVQTVEDLVRVREGLGRPAIPPFSGLNVVFSRGPDELWAFCQWTGDHGRGLIDTSRPYYEMTYRAAPHRLIVGSEPFDGERGAWQNLPNGRYLSARREGDHVRLTTGPTPIPVGLELGPPPS, via the coding sequence ATGATGTGCCGTCTCTTCGCCCAGCTGTCCGCCCGCGATGAGCCGGCGGAACCGTGGCTCGTGCGCTCGGACCGATCGCTCCTCGCGCAGTCTCACGCGAGCCCCGACGACCCCCAGCGGGAGGGATGGGGCGTCGGCTGGTTCAACGATCAGGGTCGCGCGCACGTCGTGAAGGGGATCCACGGCGCGTTCGAGCCCGGGGAGCGCGAGCGATTCGTGGCGGCCGCCGGGGCGGCCCGCGGGCCCGTCGTCTTCGGGCACCTTCGCCACGCCAGCAACCCGATGAACCTCCCGCCCGAGCGGCTCCTGGGCCTCGAGAACTCCCAGCCGTTCGAGACCCACACGGTCCTCTTCGCGCACAACGGGGCGATCCCGTTCCCCAACGAGACCCGGCCGATGCTGGGCCTCCTGGAGCCGAAGGTCCGAGGGATCAACGATAGCGAAGTGCTGTTCTGGCTGCTCGTCCGCAACACGGAGGAGCGTGGCGACCCGCTCCAGGGCTACGTGCAGACCGTGGAGGATCTCGTGAGGGTCCGCGAGGGCCTCGGTCGTCCTGCGATCCCGCCGTTCTCGGGCCTCAACGTCGTCTTCTCGCGGGGCCCGGACGAGCTGTGGGCGTTCTGCCAGTGGACCGGTGACCACGGGCGCGGGCTCATCGACACCTCGCGCCCCTACTACGAGATGACCTATCGCGCCGCGCCCCATCGGCTGATCGTTGGCAGCGAGCCGTTCGACGGGGAGCGGGGCGCCTGGCAGAATCTGCCGAACGGCCGGTACCTGTCCGCGCGACGTGAAGGGGACCACGTGAGGCTCACGACGGGGCCCACCCCGATCCCGGTCGGACTCGAGCTCGGGCCTCCGCCTTCCTGA